The Mucilaginibacter terrenus genome has a segment encoding these proteins:
- a CDS encoding DEAD/DEAH box helicase, whose translation MNTTTNLLPKQTPTTLYEYQQRDIDTLFNKMEQAVCNYKLLYQLPTGGGKTVIFSEIANRFISKYGQKVMILTHRAELCNQTSSTLKSLGIRNKVINSAVKKLSKRDNYGCYVAMVETLNNRINEGVFNTNEIGLVIIDEAHHNSFQKLLDKFDNALIIGVTATPYSSDITSPMRDTYNELVIGESISALISQGFLAKPTIWRYDVELNTLHTGTHGDFTTSTSDELYASPAMLDLLLHAYEAHSKNKKTLIFNNGIFASKAVCKMFNDAGYPVRHLDSETPAAEREEILKWLKKTRGAILTSVSILTTGFDEPTIQTVILHRATTSLTLYHQMIGRGSRKLPNKKNFTVIDLGNNTERFGAWNATVDWQYVFDKPEEYCESIHCQTSHEAHSMPSEMRSKFPNSLELSFDIQTAYQEAMDSHQKASTVINASIQQHVQMCADNSETITEALALAGELDKEIDWRVKQYGKCLGKVTKNYLEWLRDDYKSKLEVLIQKVMSKRMSLKVAV comes from the coding sequence ATGAACACCACTACCAATTTGTTACCGAAACAAACACCAACAACATTATACGAATACCAGCAGAGAGATATTGATACGCTGTTCAATAAAATGGAACAGGCTGTATGCAATTACAAGCTGTTATACCAGCTACCTACGGGCGGCGGAAAAACGGTGATCTTTTCTGAAATAGCTAACCGTTTCATAAGTAAATACGGTCAAAAAGTAATGATCCTCACCCACCGTGCAGAGCTTTGCAATCAAACCTCATCTACTCTCAAAAGCCTGGGCATTAGGAATAAAGTAATTAACAGTGCCGTAAAAAAGCTAAGCAAAAGAGATAATTACGGCTGCTATGTAGCCATGGTGGAAACGCTTAACAACCGTATAAACGAGGGTGTCTTCAACACCAATGAAATAGGACTGGTGATTATAGACGAGGCGCATCATAACTCGTTCCAGAAGCTGCTGGACAAGTTTGACAACGCCCTTATTATAGGTGTAACGGCCACGCCTTACAGCTCCGATATCACCTCCCCTATGCGCGACACGTATAACGAACTGGTGATTGGTGAAAGCATCAGCGCATTAATTAGTCAGGGCTTCCTGGCCAAGCCAACCATATGGCGGTATGATGTTGAACTAAATACCTTACACACCGGCACTCACGGCGACTTCACTACAAGCACATCTGATGAACTTTATGCTTCACCGGCTATGCTGGACCTGCTGCTGCACGCTTATGAAGCACATTCAAAAAATAAGAAGACGCTGATATTTAACAACGGAATTTTCGCCTCTAAAGCGGTTTGTAAAATGTTCAATGATGCCGGTTACCCCGTCCGCCACCTGGACAGCGAAACCCCTGCGGCAGAACGTGAAGAAATTTTAAAGTGGCTGAAGAAAACCCGAGGAGCGATACTCACCTCTGTATCTATCTTAACTACCGGGTTTGACGAGCCAACCATACAAACCGTAATATTACACCGCGCCACTACTTCATTAACGTTATACCACCAGATGATTGGCCGCGGATCGCGAAAGCTGCCTAACAAGAAGAACTTCACCGTTATAGACCTGGGCAACAATACAGAACGGTTTGGAGCATGGAACGCCACTGTTGACTGGCAGTACGTGTTTGACAAGCCCGAAGAGTATTGCGAAAGCATCCACTGCCAAACCAGCCACGAGGCGCACAGCATGCCGTCGGAGATGCGCTCAAAGTTCCCGAATAGCCTGGAGCTGTCTTTTGACATCCAAACGGCTTACCAGGAGGCAATGGATAGTCACCAAAAAGCAAGCACTGTTATTAACGCCTCTATTCAGCAACATGTACAGATGTGTGCAGATAACAGCGAGACCATTACCGAAGCATTGGCACTGGCCGGCGAACTGGATAAAGAGATAGACTGGCGTGTAAAACAATATGGCAAGTGCTTGGGCAAAGTAACCAAGAACTACCTGGAGTGGCTTCGCGATGATTACAAATCTAAACTGGAGGTACTGATACAAAAAGTAATGAGCAAGCGCATGTCGCTTAAGGTTGCGGTTTAG
- a CDS encoding helix-turn-helix transcriptional regulator, producing MYSSISGDSVNALAPAWLTVGYEAPIVVVDKKYYTYSDKDYSITNSPINQQDMQVLSEVSGLLKQFKGFNHFTDLNEMVSKLEDKIYTQNTHSPPVIDFEKNDNLKGLEWIEVIRKAIVAKKTMCITYQSFKAREASTFCFSGYLLKEYRNRWFVLGRSHKRNAPLLTLALDHIQTVEEHNDDYRENKDIDLATYYNDVLGVTKSPGQRDCEVIF from the coding sequence GTGTATAGTTCCATTTCCGGCGACAGCGTAAATGCTTTAGCACCCGCGTGGTTAACAGTGGGCTATGAGGCGCCGATTGTAGTGGTCGACAAAAAGTATTACACCTACAGCGATAAAGATTATAGTATCACCAATAGTCCAATAAACCAGCAGGATATGCAGGTACTGAGCGAAGTGTCTGGCCTGTTAAAGCAGTTTAAAGGCTTTAACCACTTTACTGATCTTAACGAGATGGTGAGTAAGCTGGAAGATAAGATCTATACCCAAAACACGCATAGCCCGCCGGTGATTGATTTCGAGAAGAACGATAATCTTAAGGGTTTGGAATGGATAGAAGTAATACGTAAAGCCATTGTAGCGAAAAAGACGATGTGTATTACTTACCAGTCGTTTAAAGCACGTGAAGCCAGTACCTTTTGCTTTAGCGGGTACCTGTTAAAAGAATACCGTAACCGGTGGTTTGTACTGGGGCGATCGCACAAGCGGAATGCTCCGCTACTGACGTTAGCCTTAGACCACATACAAACCGTTGAAGAGCATAACGACGATTACCGGGAGAACAAGGATATTGACCTTGCCACGTATTACAACGATGTGCTGGGGGTTACCAAGTCCCCGGGTCAGCGGGATTGCGAGGTAATCTTTTGA
- a CDS encoding TetR/AcrR family transcriptional regulator produces MFIILATSKSMGTADRKAKEKEELKTLILDSARKLFVERGIEQTTIRSIAKNIDYSIGTVYVYFRDKNAILNELHSIGFAQLGSQFQVLAHVESPMERLIAMGRLYIKFAMENPDMYELMFTLKAPMEVLSQAKNEEWDEGLSAFTVLKTTVEQCIHQGHFTGHQAEPLTFMIWSLVHGMCSLHISDRANGVHLQNADGIVTAGFEEFLKILKKL; encoded by the coding sequence ATGTTCATTATACTTGCAACAAGTAAAAGCATGGGTACCGCCGATCGTAAAGCAAAAGAGAAAGAAGAGTTAAAGACACTGATCCTGGACAGTGCCCGTAAACTGTTCGTGGAACGGGGTATCGAACAGACCACCATCCGCAGTATTGCCAAGAATATTGATTACAGCATCGGTACAGTGTATGTTTACTTCAGGGACAAGAACGCTATCCTGAACGAACTGCATAGTATTGGTTTTGCGCAGCTGGGCAGCCAGTTCCAGGTGCTGGCCCATGTAGAAAGCCCTATGGAGCGCCTGATTGCCATGGGCCGCTTGTACATCAAGTTTGCAATGGAAAACCCGGATATGTACGAGCTGATGTTTACCCTAAAGGCGCCTATGGAAGTTTTAAGCCAGGCAAAGAACGAGGAATGGGACGAAGGACTGTCGGCTTTTACGGTATTAAAAACAACCGTGGAGCAATGCATCCACCAGGGGCATTTCACAGGGCACCAGGCAGAACCGCTTACCTTCATGATCTGGAGTTTGGTTCACGGCATGTGCAGCCTCCACATCAGCGACCGTGCAAACGGCGTGCACCTGCAGAACGCGGACGGCATCGTAACTGCCGGGTTCGAAGAATTTTTAAAAATACTGAAGAAGCTATAG
- a CDS encoding VPA1262 family N-terminal domain-containing protein, which yields MVLKKRKQDNDADLELLIVDGNIGFFRSCEITQMFLISKSDKALINLYILASFEEKPFIEEDHQFLCRPIAIDKNFDVGIQRYKMSINTAKATFHKLATENKWAFRNNESLKMEKLVKLSKQFVPGNEGQRLSRVLKNNFHNGSYVIEFFDESKKLTECLSTLDHLHLLNKVSEKIKKVVPIDLSVVRDRIGNIIFQFPVTIINLASKARPDWDGLILKFKWHNRLTVKKTYLIQVDSTMDKNYMGAAMVPYEGKDEQEIIIGNINQVSHVKVWSESPNLLLSVFDGTYLRRFGLNTSIGSDEPRIFKIGGEEQIVSISSKGLKSGVGNIVDYATFIANNLYEAEKESLEKSLSFKQYFKDSAIEALNDLRILINNNDANGVALWDPYLRANDILNTLYFSPTAGVELRAIGAIDASTKKVYDQKGVSPALIIAGEKKILDDTQHNNYGLNLEFRMQYESYGWAFHDRFLIFSGSKERQAKVYSVGTSINSIGNSHHILQEVSHPQRVVDAFNELWNKLNNKDCLVWKSR from the coding sequence ATGGTTTTAAAAAAACGAAAACAAGATAACGATGCGGATCTGGAATTGCTGATTGTGGATGGCAATATAGGCTTCTTTAGAAGTTGCGAGATCACACAGATGTTTTTAATAAGTAAAAGTGACAAGGCTTTAATCAACTTGTATATCTTGGCTTCATTTGAAGAAAAGCCCTTTATTGAAGAGGACCATCAATTTCTTTGTCGTCCCATAGCTATAGATAAAAACTTCGACGTTGGCATCCAGCGTTATAAAATGTCTATAAATACAGCTAAAGCGACATTCCACAAACTTGCAACTGAAAATAAATGGGCATTTCGGAATAACGAAAGCCTAAAGATGGAAAAGCTTGTAAAGCTCAGTAAACAATTTGTTCCCGGGAATGAGGGCCAACGATTAAGCAGAGTTTTAAAAAACAACTTTCATAATGGTTCTTATGTTATTGAGTTTTTCGATGAGTCGAAAAAACTAACAGAGTGCTTAAGTACGCTCGACCATTTACATCTTCTGAATAAAGTTAGCGAAAAGATCAAGAAAGTAGTACCAATCGACCTTTCTGTGGTTAGAGATCGGATAGGAAATATCATATTTCAATTTCCAGTTACGATTATTAACCTTGCATCGAAGGCAAGGCCGGATTGGGATGGGCTTATCCTTAAATTTAAATGGCACAATAGATTAACAGTTAAGAAGACTTACCTTATTCAAGTTGACTCTACAATGGATAAAAATTATATGGGGGCCGCGATGGTTCCTTATGAGGGTAAAGATGAACAGGAAATCATTATAGGCAATATCAATCAGGTAAGCCATGTGAAAGTGTGGAGCGAAAGCCCGAACCTATTGTTATCTGTGTTCGATGGAACGTATTTGCGAAGATTTGGATTAAACACGAGTATAGGTAGCGACGAGCCGCGCATTTTCAAAATTGGTGGCGAGGAGCAGATAGTTTCTATATCGTCAAAAGGCCTGAAAAGTGGCGTAGGTAATATTGTTGACTATGCTACCTTTATAGCTAACAATCTTTATGAAGCTGAAAAGGAAAGCTTAGAGAAATCGCTTTCGTTTAAACAGTATTTCAAAGATAGCGCTATCGAAGCGTTGAATGACTTAAGGATATTGATCAATAATAATGACGCAAATGGTGTGGCTTTGTGGGATCCCTACTTGAGAGCAAACGATATTTTGAACACTTTATATTTCTCTCCCACAGCTGGCGTCGAATTACGAGCTATCGGAGCCATTGACGCGTCAACGAAAAAAGTCTATGATCAGAAAGGGGTGTCGCCTGCTTTGATAATAGCCGGAGAAAAGAAAATACTGGACGATACTCAGCACAACAATTATGGCCTTAATTTAGAGTTTAGGATGCAATATGAAAGCTATGGGTGGGCCTTTCACGACCGATTTTTAATATTTTCGGGAAGCAAAGAACGCCAAGCAAAGGTTTATTCAGTCGGGACTTCAATTAACTCAATTGGTAATAGTCATCATATTTTACAGGAAGTATCCCATCCCCAGCGAGTTGTCGATGCCTTCAATGAGTTATGGAATAAATTGAATAACAAAGATTGTTTAGTATGGAAATCCCGTTAG
- a CDS encoding YybH family protein, translating into MKRSLHILLIAGISGLFLSSTRAQNIDTATNNTAIRKLVKNYEDAWNRHDPKALAASYSSDATWVNWFGAYYIGRQDIEDHYRTTHNGYFKQSHYYTRAVEDIQYLKPDVAIAHVRTGLSDDTRYPGEVFEFRRMIVLTKKNGTWLIQAGQNAKLEKGIK; encoded by the coding sequence ATGAAACGCAGCCTCCACATTTTACTAATAGCCGGTATATCAGGCCTGTTTCTGTCGTCGACACGGGCGCAAAACATTGATACGGCCACCAACAACACCGCGATAAGAAAGCTGGTTAAAAACTATGAGGATGCCTGGAACCGGCACGACCCAAAAGCGCTTGCCGCCAGCTACAGCAGCGATGCTACCTGGGTGAATTGGTTCGGGGCTTACTACATAGGCAGGCAGGATATTGAAGACCATTACCGCACCACCCATAACGGCTATTTTAAACAGAGCCATTACTACACCCGCGCGGTTGAGGATATACAATACCTGAAACCCGACGTGGCCATTGCCCACGTGCGGACAGGCCTTTCTGACGATACCCGTTACCCGGGGGAAGTGTTTGAATTCCGCCGGATGATCGTGCTCACCAAAAAGAACGGGACATGGCTCATCCAGGCCGGCCAGAACGCCAAACTGGAAAAGGGGATTAAATAA
- a CDS encoding glycoside hydrolase family 76 protein translates to MKKLSLTALLCGAIALSAIAQTTNYNSRVQALNKNIYSKLYDAKANLYLETTDAATNKGNHSFLWPLTALLQAANEMEALEPKKQYIAPVMKAIDQYYTDRAPAPAYQAMVVKEKTDPRFYDDNEWIAIALMDAYARTHKKEYLETSKMIYRFLLTGYNQVGGGGFYWEEGNLKSKNTCSNGPGIIVALRLYQATKQKAYLDTAIKVYNWTKKNLLAPEGVYYDALKVPSLKIDSAFYTYNAGTMLQSGVILYNITKDKKYLTDARNVAAASEKVFFRDGKLPGNYWFNAVLVRGVIELYKVDRDKKQLQFIVDDAEHVWKEERDEQNMLGKRKIKSLIDQAAMMETYARLQKLLSK, encoded by the coding sequence ATGAAAAAACTGTCGTTAACCGCGCTGCTGTGCGGTGCAATAGCTTTGAGCGCTATAGCACAAACCACCAACTACAACTCCCGCGTTCAAGCGCTAAACAAAAACATTTACAGCAAGCTGTACGATGCTAAAGCTAACCTGTACCTGGAAACCACAGATGCTGCTACTAATAAGGGCAATCATTCGTTCCTGTGGCCTTTAACAGCATTGCTGCAGGCAGCAAACGAGATGGAAGCACTGGAGCCTAAAAAGCAGTACATAGCCCCTGTGATGAAGGCTATAGATCAGTATTATACTGATAGGGCACCCGCACCTGCTTACCAGGCCATGGTGGTAAAAGAGAAAACAGATCCCCGCTTTTATGATGATAACGAATGGATAGCCATTGCGCTGATGGACGCCTACGCGCGTACCCACAAGAAGGAATACCTGGAAACCTCTAAAATGATCTACCGTTTCCTGCTGACCGGCTATAACCAGGTGGGCGGAGGCGGCTTTTACTGGGAAGAAGGCAACTTAAAAAGCAAAAATACCTGCTCAAACGGGCCGGGGATTATAGTTGCGCTGCGTTTATACCAGGCAACTAAACAAAAAGCCTATTTGGACACCGCCATAAAGGTTTATAACTGGACAAAAAAGAACCTGCTGGCTCCTGAAGGTGTTTATTATGACGCGCTGAAGGTACCGTCACTGAAAATTGATTCGGCGTTTTATACGTATAATGCGGGCACAATGCTGCAATCGGGGGTGATTTTATACAATATTACCAAAGACAAAAAGTACCTTACCGACGCCCGAAACGTGGCTGCTGCATCAGAAAAGGTGTTTTTCAGAGATGGTAAACTGCCTGGTAATTACTGGTTTAACGCGGTACTGGTACGTGGCGTAATAGAACTTTACAAGGTAGATAGAGACAAAAAGCAGCTCCAGTTTATCGTCGATGATGCCGAGCACGTGTGGAAAGAAGAGCGCGACGAACAGAACATGTTGGGTAAGAGGAAGATAAAGTCGCTGATTGACCAGGCGGCGATGATGGAAACTTACGCCCGGCTGCAGAAGTTGCTTTCGAAATAG
- a CDS encoding glycoside hydrolase family 76 protein has translation MNSITQYIKKVALAGLIPVMLTSCLKDKPFPLYDNKPSAVINYTFAATADTLQDKTYATFLSANGNYFIQSSAGNTNYNYWPQAHTMDVFTDAFLRTKNEVYKQRMKSLLNGTKISNGNKLQNEYYDDMEWLALSTLRAYEATGDADYLAAATTLWTDIKTGVNSNQGGGIAWRKSQLDYKNTPANAPAIIFAARLYRLQKNQADLTLAKELYTWLKTTLVDPSSGIIWDGINGNHDGQISKNKFTYNQGVFIGAALELYNVTGDGTYLADAVRTATATIKDLDISPGGLLKSEGQGDGGLFKGILVRYLTLLTLKEDVASTDRDAYAKFLKYNAETLFAKGISRPDYLVSPDWKTKPSGAIDLTTQISGVTTMEAAATLKAAGKF, from the coding sequence ATGAACAGCATAACCCAATATATAAAGAAAGTAGCACTGGCGGGCCTTATTCCCGTTATGCTTACATCCTGTCTGAAGGATAAACCCTTTCCGCTGTATGACAATAAGCCGTCTGCAGTGATTAATTACACTTTTGCAGCCACGGCAGATACTCTGCAGGATAAAACCTACGCAACTTTCCTGTCGGCAAACGGCAATTACTTTATACAGAGCAGCGCAGGCAACACTAATTATAACTATTGGCCGCAGGCGCATACAATGGATGTTTTTACAGACGCGTTCCTGCGCACTAAGAACGAAGTTTACAAGCAGCGTATGAAATCATTGCTGAACGGTACAAAGATCAGCAACGGCAATAAACTGCAAAACGAGTACTACGACGACATGGAGTGGCTGGCGTTATCAACCCTGCGCGCTTACGAAGCTACCGGAGATGCCGATTACCTTGCTGCCGCAACCACCTTGTGGACGGATATTAAAACCGGTGTTAACAGCAACCAGGGTGGTGGTATAGCCTGGCGTAAATCACAACTGGATTATAAGAACACACCTGCAAACGCTCCCGCTATAATATTTGCAGCACGCTTATATCGCCTGCAAAAGAACCAGGCCGACCTTACCCTGGCTAAGGAACTGTATACCTGGTTAAAAACAACACTGGTTGACCCCTCATCAGGTATTATATGGGATGGCATAAACGGTAACCACGATGGGCAGATCAGCAAAAACAAGTTCACCTACAACCAGGGTGTATTTATAGGCGCCGCGCTTGAGCTTTATAACGTAACAGGCGACGGCACTTACCTTGCTGATGCCGTACGCACTGCAACAGCTACTATAAAGGATCTGGATATTTCACCCGGTGGTTTGCTAAAAAGCGAAGGCCAGGGCGATGGCGGTTTGTTTAAGGGTATTTTAGTAAGGTACCTGACATTACTGACCCTGAAAGAAGATGTTGCATCTACCGACCGCGATGCCTACGCAAAGTTTTTAAAATACAATGCTGAGACCTTATTTGCCAAAGGTATCAGCAGGCCCGATTACCTGGTTAGTCCGGATTGGAAAACCAAGCCCTCGGGTGCAATAGACTTAACCACGCAAATAAGCGGGGTTACGACGATGGAGGCCGCAGCCACGTTAAAAGCAGCCGGCAAATTTTAA
- a CDS encoding SusE domain-containing protein, whose translation MKNIFYSLLAGIVAMLVITGCKKDKTLSSTNVSAVSNLFLPENAKYIKIVSGAAGSVAFEWEQAHAEDNGLVLYEVAFDKEGGDFSKPLYSVPSDGNGLYNKLTLTFSDLNKIATLSGVKPQESGKVIWRVISSKGINEVASKESRVVEIERPAGFTDVPTELFLTGTATEGGDDLSKAVKFKQTAPGKFEIFTSLKEGSFHFADRITGTPGTYSYDGTKLTEAGNTNFAGATKVERIEVDFNVASYKVTEVTAVGLWFSADNKIWFDLPYSGNGTWSADNKSIVFHQESWGRDERYKFRFTFKNADGSTTTQYYGSANADNSAADANTPPTYYYMKPVNNSQYDYTFKFNHAFDNKTASIKVIFNTTVPEYTHTVIGN comes from the coding sequence ATGAAAAATATTTTTTATAGCCTGCTTGCAGGTATAGTTGCAATGCTTGTAATAACAGGCTGCAAAAAAGATAAAACGTTAAGCAGCACTAATGTATCTGCAGTCAGTAATCTGTTTTTACCGGAAAATGCTAAGTACATTAAAATAGTGTCAGGTGCAGCAGGGTCGGTAGCATTTGAGTGGGAGCAAGCCCACGCAGAAGATAATGGCCTTGTGCTTTATGAAGTTGCTTTTGATAAAGAAGGTGGCGATTTCTCTAAACCACTGTATTCTGTACCTTCTGACGGTAACGGTTTATACAACAAACTTACCTTAACTTTTAGCGACCTCAACAAGATTGCTACACTTTCTGGCGTAAAACCGCAGGAATCCGGTAAAGTGATCTGGAGAGTGATCTCATCAAAAGGTATTAATGAGGTAGCGTCTAAAGAAAGCCGCGTTGTAGAAATAGAGCGCCCTGCTGGTTTTACTGATGTACCTACTGAGCTGTTCCTGACCGGTACTGCTACTGAAGGTGGCGATGATTTAAGCAAAGCGGTAAAATTCAAGCAAACTGCGCCTGGTAAATTTGAAATTTTCACCTCCCTAAAAGAGGGAAGTTTTCATTTTGCTGACCGTATAACAGGTACCCCGGGTACGTATTCTTACGATGGGACCAAGCTTACAGAAGCAGGTAACACCAATTTTGCAGGTGCAACCAAAGTAGAAAGAATAGAAGTTGATTTTAACGTTGCCTCATATAAAGTAACGGAAGTAACTGCTGTAGGTCTGTGGTTTTCTGCTGATAATAAAATATGGTTTGATCTGCCTTACTCAGGTAATGGTACCTGGAGTGCAGACAACAAATCGATTGTTTTCCACCAGGAATCATGGGGACGTGACGAACGCTACAAATTCAGGTTTACATTTAAAAATGCCGATGGCAGCACAACAACCCAGTACTATGGTAGTGCAAATGCCGACAACAGCGCTGCAGACGCTAACACGCCGCCTACATACTACTACATGAAACCGGTAAACAACTCTCAGTACGATTACACCTTCAAGTTCAACCACGCCTTTGACAACAAAACGGCAAGCATTAAGGTGATCTTTAATACCACTGTTCCGGAATACACGCATACAGTAATAGGTAACTAA
- a CDS encoding RagB/SusD family nutrient uptake outer membrane protein → MKKFNINKICVALLLLSATACKKLDLAPTDAFTDGNYWTTTEKANTVLNRAYQQISNSGYFFSQEAMSDNAYNGRGDNNGVASLAAGTYDASLGRFKQEWRDHYSGIKTCNIFLENVDKVTSMDAGLKARMKAEARFVRAWHYFILETFWGDVPLVEKDLSIEDAKVISRAPKADVVAFILKELDEAAAALPVNTALAEGDRGRATKGAAIALKARVLLNDNRWSDVVTECEKLIGNNTNGTYALFNSYEGLFLPQNEYNSEVMFDLQYIPPSAGNRSYSDFRDMAPISVGGRLNAIAPTQELVDSYLMLNGKKPGESGSGYDENNPYVNRDPRLTNTVVYHLYKWKNRDNSLKTIYTKPNTDPDPSHFDEYSPGGTSSPTGYYTRKYFDPTSNVADFGSGLNLILIRYADVLLMYAEAKNELNQMDAGVWDRTMKAIRTRAGFTDAAAVNFPAANQAELRSTIRNERRVEFAMEGLRIFDIRRWKIAENVLNGWAHGAKFGPAGIDNGYIRANLRTFDAGKNYLWPVPRDERAINPNLSQNPGW, encoded by the coding sequence ATGAAAAAATTTAATATCAATAAAATATGCGTTGCCTTGCTGCTGCTCTCGGCAACAGCCTGCAAAAAGCTCGATTTGGCGCCGACCGACGCCTTCACAGACGGCAACTACTGGACAACTACCGAGAAAGCCAATACTGTGCTGAACCGCGCTTATCAGCAAATATCAAACAGTGGCTATTTCTTTTCACAAGAGGCAATGTCTGACAATGCTTACAATGGCCGCGGCGACAACAATGGTGTTGCATCTTTAGCAGCCGGTACATATGATGCTTCTCTGGGCCGTTTTAAACAGGAGTGGAGAGATCATTATTCCGGTATAAAAACATGCAACATCTTTTTAGAAAATGTTGACAAGGTGACATCTATGGATGCCGGTTTAAAGGCACGAATGAAGGCCGAAGCCCGTTTTGTACGCGCATGGCATTACTTTATTTTAGAGACCTTCTGGGGCGATGTTCCATTAGTTGAAAAAGATCTTTCTATAGAAGATGCCAAGGTTATATCACGTGCCCCCAAAGCGGATGTTGTGGCTTTTATACTGAAAGAGCTTGACGAGGCTGCAGCAGCGCTGCCGGTAAATACAGCATTGGCTGAAGGTGATCGTGGTCGTGCCACTAAAGGTGCAGCTATCGCTTTAAAAGCTAGAGTGTTGTTGAATGATAATCGCTGGAGCGATGTAGTTACCGAGTGCGAAAAGCTTATTGGTAACAATACTAATGGCACTTACGCTTTATTCAACTCTTACGAAGGATTGTTCTTACCGCAGAACGAGTACAACAGCGAGGTGATGTTTGATCTTCAATACATTCCGCCATCGGCAGGTAACAGGTCGTACTCGGACTTTAGGGACATGGCACCAATTTCGGTAGGGGGCAGACTAAACGCCATAGCGCCAACGCAAGAATTGGTAGACAGCTACCTGATGCTTAACGGTAAAAAGCCAGGCGAGTCTGGTTCTGGTTACGACGAGAACAACCCTTATGTAAACCGCGACCCGCGCTTGACCAATACAGTTGTTTATCATCTTTATAAATGGAAAAATCGCGACAATAGCCTAAAGACCATCTATACGAAGCCAAATACTGATCCGGATCCATCTCATTTTGATGAATACTCACCGGGCGGTACATCGTCACCAACTGGTTATTACACCCGCAAGTACTTTGATCCTACATCTAACGTGGCAGATTTTGGCTCGGGCTTAAACCTAATTTTGATCCGCTATGCGGACGTGTTACTGATGTACGCTGAAGCTAAGAACGAGCTTAACCAAATGGATGCCGGGGTATGGGATAGAACAATGAAAGCCATTCGAACCCGTGCCGGCTTTACTGATGCCGCTGCAGTTAATTTTCCTGCAGCAAACCAGGCAGAGCTACGCAGTACAATACGCAATGAGCGCCGTGTTGAGTTTGCAATGGAGGGCCTGCGCATATTTGATATTCGCCGCTGGAAAATTGCAGAAAATGTACTTAATGGCTGGGCTCATGGTGCCAAATTTGGCCCTGCTGGGATTGATAATGGTTACATACGCGCCAACCTGCGCACGTTTGATGCAGGCAAAAACTACCTGTGGCCTGTACCTCGGGACGAAAGAGCCATTAACCCTAATCTTTCACAAAATCCGGGTTGGTAA